In Penicillium psychrofluorescens genome assembly, chromosome: 5, a single window of DNA contains:
- a CDS encoding uncharacterized protein (ID:PFLUO_007898-T1.cds;~source:funannotate) — MYLPDKRDQSDKSSAHKPVASSANKNTSFIIGAVCIIFGLALCVIIYFGSRYLRQRYSEPKYLPGKYLKSKWRTWTPGRARYDQVSNRPGSDGEHNTSYGGAGPEMTITGVQRDTSIRSVITLPPYSPSPKPTEQVIGREGERSGMDTVVEYSETAEEQEARREEQMESLYQLRLQRRQELADREIRRRDRREARARGDTDRLEQLAAESRARRRQSQNGSNTSVDASTVMAEHQSRERGRRVSSVSYADVGHVRHDGSRLRANSHDSDHHPLLQHTDSSNPSLLDPPSGASRVMSIASSIMSTSTAVTDVDPLALGPSTTHESSRPLSLADERDLGTLNIPPPPDYEYLEWGDVPAYDSPVTERSALPRTIRRVPSIQVDTPTPRAASPASPSSFHSAVDERPPSPLELSQLAS; from the exons ATGTACCTCCCTGACAAGCGCGATCAGTCGGACAAGTCGTCGGCGCACAAGCCGGTCGCCTCGTCAGCCAACAAGAACACCTCCTTTATCATC GGCGCCGtctgcatcatcttcggACTCGCCCTCTGCGTGATCATCTACTTTGGCTCGCGATACCTTCGCCAGCGATACTCAGAGCCCAAATACCTCCCCGGAAAATATCTCAAGAGCAAATGGAGGACATGGACGCCGGGCAGAGCCAGGTATGACCAGGTGTCGAATCGACCGGGTTCTGATGGAGAGCACAACACTTCCTACGGCGGCGCGGGCCCAGAGATGACCATCACTGGTGTCCAACGTGATACGTCGATCCGCTCAGTGATCACGCTGCCGCCCTACTCCCCCAGCCCGAAGCCGACGGAGCAGGTCATCGGCCGGGAGGGCGAGCGGAGCGGCATGGACACGGTGGTCGAATATTCCGAGACTGCAGAGGAGCAAGAGGCTCGCCGGGAAGAGCAGATGGAGTCGCTGTACCAGCTGCGTCTACAGCGACGACAAGAGCTCGCCGATCGAGAGATccgacggcgagaccggCGAGAAGCGCGTGCTCGCGGCGATACGGACCgtctggaacagctggcGGCGGAGTCACGGGCTCGCAGACGCCAGTCTCAGAATGGTAGTAACACCTCAGTCGATGCATCGACCGTTATGGCTGAGCATCAATCGCGTGAGCGGGGGCGGCGAGTGTCGAGCGTCAGCTACGCCGATGTTGGTCATGTCCGCCACGATGGGTCTCGCCTCCGGGCGAACTCGCACGACTCCGATCACCATCCTCTGCTGCAACACACCGATTCATCCAACCCATCCTTGCTGGACCCGCCGAGCGGCGCCTCCCGCGTCATGTCCATTGCATCCTCGATCATGAGTACCTCCACTGCTGTGACGGACGTTGATCCCTTGGCTTTGGGCCCATCCACAACACACGAGTCTAGCCGGCCGTTGTCTCTGGCCGATGAACGAGACCTGGGGACGCTCAACATCCCCCCGCCACCGGACTATGAGTATCTGGAATGGGGCGATGTGCCTGCATACGATAGTCCTGTGACCGAGCGCAGCGCCCTGCCTCGGACCATCAGACGAGTGCCATCCATTCAGGTGGATACTCCGACTCCCCGGGCTGCATCCCCGGCTTCGCCATCGAGCTTCCATTCGGCAGTGGACGAGAGACCGCCATCTCCATTGGAGCTCTCACAGCTTGCTTCATGA
- a CDS encoding uncharacterized protein (ID:PFLUO_007899-T1.cds;~source:funannotate), producing MATFNIDLVNNTGSDTAYAYITGQASDNNDALFLLQSDGVTAYYPTSPSAVSSALSANCAIPLGANGSTKTVTIPHLAGARLWFIRDAELTFYLNPGPELVEPSSSNTSDVNYNLYWDFCEFTWNTEQLYVNITMVDFACLPIALSLTNTSGTTTTAEGLPADGLATICSALQAQNASDGAGWDQLVVTTGGANLRANSPNTGISLNSELFSNYWEPYVTQVWSKYAGATLSVDTQASAGTLTATVSGDTLTFSSDSITYGQPASADIFSNSSGVFAVSGDSTKDAVTARLAAAFNRSTLLIDTAQPDDEVIADYYQNSITNHYARIIHATALDGKGYAFPYDDVAPSDATNVSGAVFDGSPQSLTVTVGGPTSDSTKKNTNQGTSAPTQSGQNNQGSHVAPKKDRLAGVKKFMRKLSCKN from the coding sequence ATGGCCACTTTTAACATTGATTTGGTGAACAACACCGGTTCCGACACCGCGTATGCCTACATCACCGGGCAGGCCAGTGACAACAACGATGCGCTTTTCCTACTGCAGTCGGACGGCGTCACAGCCTACTACCcgacctcgccgtcggcggTCAGTTCCGCGCTCTCGGCAAACTGTGCCATTCCCCTAGGTGCAAATGGCAGCACCAAGACCGTCACGATCCCCCATCTAGCGGGTGCGCGTCTGTGGTTTATCCGCGACGCCGAGCTGACCTTCTACTTGAATCCGGGTCCCGAACTGGTTGAGCCCTCGTCGTCCAACACGTCGGATGTCAATTACAACCTTTACTGGGACTTCTGTGAATTCACTTGGAACACGGAGCAGCTCTATgtcaacatcaccatggTGGACTTCGCGTGTCTTCCCATTGCGCTGTCCCTTACCAACACCTctggcaccaccaccaccgcagAGGGTCTGCCCGCGGACGGGCTTGCCACCATCTGCTCCGCTCTGCAGGCGCAAAATGCCAGTGACGGCGCCGGCTGGGACCAGCTCGTGGTCACCACCGGGGGCGCGAACCTGCGCGCCAACTCTCCCAACACAGGGATCTCCCTGAACAGCGAGCTGTTCAGCAACTACTGGGAGCCCTATGTCACTCAAGTGTGGTCCAAGTACGCCGGTGCCACCCTGTCGGTCGACACGCAGGCGTCCGCTGGCACTCTCACGGCGACGGTCTCCGGCGACACGCTGACCTTCTCATCCGACTCCATCACCTACGGACAGCCGGCGAGCGCCGACATTTTCAGCAACAGCTCCGGCGTCTTCGCCGTCTCCGGGGATTCCACCAAGGACGCCGTCACGGCGCGTCTTGCGGCGGCGTTTAATCGGTCCACCCTGTTGATCGACACTGCCCAACCCGATGACGAGGTGATTGCCGATTACTACCAAAACTCCATCACGAACCACTACGCCCGCATCATCCACGCGACTGCTCTAGATGGCAAGGGCTATGCGTTCCCGTATGACGATGTGGCCCCTTCAGACGCGACGAATGTCTCTGGTGCCGTCTTCGACGGGAGCCCCCAGTCGTTGACCGTCACCGTTGGCGGTCCGACTAGCGACTCTACCAAGAAGAACACGAATCAGGGTACCAGTGCCCCAACTCAAAGCGGCCAGAACAACCAGGGAAGCCATGTTGCTCCGAAAAAGGACCGACTCGctggggtgaagaagttcaTGCGCAAGCTGTCGTGTAAGAATTGA
- a CDS encoding uncharacterized protein (ID:PFLUO_007900-T1.cds;~source:funannotate), whose product MANLAAVSPAVSGALAAVGLASLSNIRKSAGLMTAANKEYVEALRLTGTALDNPTSDATLAAVLLLSMFEVLTCRVRKSLDSWLHHTRGAMALVEMRGAEQIQKTVGMRLFTHLRVQIITSCLHWHTPVPAPLVQWSSQAMFLRSVSDAKADELVELLARVSQVVADAETQDDIKTITAATAVDQLLLQWRRDLPPRWAYHRAQRPPARYRNQADAESLFFDETYHIYPDAWACNIWNFCRVGRILLHRLIYIRAQKNNYPIPHATNEAISDLPMEIAQSVPYALGQVGSAREAGVDLTSSVDYLGGFIVMWPLFLATDITPVGSALREWAIQRLEVIGHCMGIGKAQFMARVLRSARPFEAKLTSGEAI is encoded by the exons ATGGCCAATCTGGCCGCTGTCAGTCCGGCTGTCTCGGGGGCCCTTGCGGCGGTGGGACTGGCGAGTTTGTCTAACATTAGAAAATCTGCGGGGTTGATGACCGCTGCCAATAAAGAGTACGTCGAGGCCCTTAGGCTGACTGGTACCGCGTTGGATAATCCAACAAGCGATGCTACTCTTGCGGCAGTGTTGCTTCTGAGTATGTTTGAG GTTTTGACATGCAGGGTTAGAAAATCCCTGGACTCATGGCTTCATCATACTCGGGGAGCTATGGCTTTAGTAGAGATGCGGGGAGCCGAGCAGATTCAAAAAACCGTTGGGATGCGCCTGTTCACTCATTTGCGCGTGCAGATT ATCACTAGCTGCCTTCACTGGCACACTCCCGTACCAGCTCCATTGGTCCAATGGTCCTCGCAGGCCATGTTCCTGCGGTCAGTCAGCGACGCCAaggccgatgagctggtAGAACTACTTGCTCGCGTTAGCCAAGTAGTCGCTGACGCGGAGACGCAAGATGATATCAAGACTATAACAGCGGCCACAGCTGTGGACCAACTCCTACTACAATGGCGACGAGATCTACCGCCGCGATGGGCCTATCACAGAGCTCAACGACCACCAGCTCGATACCGAAACCAAGCCGACGCAGAATCTCTATTCTTCGACGAAACCTATCATATCTATCCGGACGCCTGGGCGTGTAATATCTGGAATTTCTGTCGAGTAGGCCGGATCCTGCTCCATCGGTTGATTTATATTCGCGCCCAGAAGAATAATTATCCGATTCCACACGCAACAAACGAAGCGATCAGCGATTTACCGATGGAAATTGCACAAAGTGTTCCCTACGCATTGGGACAGGTTGGGTCTGCAAGAGAGGCAGGAGTCGACTTGACCTCCTCAGTTGACTACCTCGGAGGCTTCATCGTGATGTGGCCTCTGTTCCTGGCGACAGATATAACCCCAGTGGGATCGGCCTTACGCGAGTGGGCGATCCAACGCCTGGAAGTGATTGGGCATTGCATGGGAATTGGGAAAGCCCAGTTCATGGCGCGAGTTTTACGAAGCGCACGACCGTTTGAAGCCAAATTAACGAGCGGGGAAGCTATTTGA
- a CDS encoding uncharacterized protein (ID:PFLUO_007901-T1.cds;~source:funannotate), protein MAAPQSLPSFSDKADFENASRGLVGALKPCSIKNAAGREVWNNDDYDFMQNTECPATANPKLWRQGQLCSMQGLFKVTDGIYQVRGFDLSNMTVVEGSRGIVVIDPLTSVECATAALKLYRSHRGDRPVKALIYSHSHADHFGGALGILTANADPSIPIIAPAGFMEEATSENIYAGDAMRRRAAYMYGARLPKAPDGQIGCGLGMAVSSGITSLIAPNVTIYETGETRVIDGVRIEFQMVPGTEAPAEMNFFFPDHSALLIAECATHCLHNIITLRGALVRDAKAWASYLDETLVMYGDRSDVLFAGHHWPTWGKEQLKTFIEEQRDLYAYLHDQTIRMMNLGMTGTEIAEKITLPPSLESAWHGRGYYGSISHNVKGIYQRYMGWFDGDPAHLWEYPTAELGQRYVDCMGGVDAVVQKAAKYTEAKDLRFAATLLGHAVSAQPTHRAARLALASVFDQLGFGCENATWRNFYLTGAMDMRSSNTASLSAQPSFEISPTLSTEQLLTLLSVRLDGLRAARESFVMDLHLTDEKMWLRLILNNGVLTVRKAVEQTGFADDAAGLVMTLSKVEFVAVLNGQAGASGKSVGDVEIMAKLIALTKPVKKIASSL, encoded by the coding sequence ATGGCCGCTCCTCAATCACTGCCTTCTTTCTCCGACAAGGCCGACTTCGAGAACGCTTCTCGCGGACTTGTCGGTGCTTTGAAACCATGCTCCATTAAGAACGCGGCTGGTCGTGAAGTCTGGAATAACGATGACTATGATTTCATGCAGAACACTGAATGTCCTGCGACAGCGAACCCCAAGCTCTGGCGCCAAGGACAGTTATGTTCAATGCAAGGTCTGTTCAAGGTAACCGACGGCATATACCAAGTGCGTGGCTTTGATCTGTCCAACATGACCGTTGTCGAGGGCTCGCGcggcatcgtcgtcatcgaCCCGCTCACGTCAGTTGAATGCGCCACGGCCGCTCTGAAGCTCTATCGCTCTCACCGGGGAGATCGACCAGTCAAAGCCTTGATCTATTCCCATTCACACGCCGACCATTTCGGAGGTGCACTGGGGATCCTCACCGCGAATGCAGACCCCTCGATCCCAATCATCGCCCCGGCCGGGTTCATGGAGGAAGCTACCAGCGAGAACATCTACGCTGGTGATGCCATGCGCCGGCGAGCTGCATATATGTACGGAGCTCGACTGCCTAAGGCTCCGGACGGGCAAATCGGGTGCGGGCTTGGGATGGCCGTCTCCAGTGGAATCACATCGCTCATCGCGCCGAATGTCACCATCTACGAGACGGGAGAGACACGGGTGATCGATGGAGTGCGGATCGAGTTCCAAATGGTTCCGGGGACGGAAGCGCCTGCGGAAAtgaatttcttcttcccggaTCACAGCGCTCTGCTCATTGCCGAGTGTGCCACACATTGCCTACACAATATCATCACCCTGCGTGGCGCACTGGTGCGCGATGCCAAGGCGTGGGCTTCGTACCTTGATGAGACGCTTGTTATGTATGGCGATAGATCAGATGTGCTATTCGCTGGTCACCATTGGCCGACGTGGGGGAAAGAGCAGCTGAAGACCTTCATTGAGGAACAACGCGATCTCTACGCCTACCTTCATGATCAAACCATTCGCATGATGAATCTGGGGATGACGGGGACCGAGATCGCCGAGAAGATTactctccctccttctctgGAGTCGGCCTGGCATGGTCGTGGATACTATGGCTCGATTAGCCACAACGTCAAGGGCATTTATCAGCGCTACATGGGCTGGTTCGATGGTGACCCCGCTCATCTGTGGGAGTATCCCACCGCTGAGCTCGGCCAGCGATATGTTGACTGTATGGGCGGTGTTGATGCCGTTGTTCAGAAAGCCGCCAAGTACACAGAAGCCAAGGACCTGCGCTTTGCGGCGACCTTGCTGGGCCATGCCGTTTCCGCACAGCCCACGCACCGAGCAGCAAGGCTCGCACTAGCATCGGTGTTTGATCAGCTTGGATTTGGGTGTGAGAACGCAACATGGCGCAATTTCTATCTTACTGGCGCGATGGACATGCGGTCTTCTAATACTGCGAGTCTCAGTGCGCAACCGAGCTTTGAGATCAGTCCAACTCTATCAACAGAGCAGCTGCTGACGCTTCTGTCTGTTCGGTTGGATGGGCTGCGAGCTGCGAGGGAGTCTTTCGTGATGGACTTGCATCTCACTGATGAGAAGATGTGGTTGCGCTTGATTCTGAACAATGGTGTCCTGACAGTCCGCAAGGCGGTTGAGCAAACCGGCTTTGCTGATGATGCCGCTGGTCTCGTCATGACTCTCAGCAAAGTCGAGTTTGTGGCCGTGCTCAATGGACAGGCCGGTGCCTCTGGAAAGTCCGTTGGCGATGTGGAAATTATGGCTAAGCTGATCGCCTTGACGAAACCAGTGAAGAAAATCGCGAGTTCTTTGTAA
- a CDS encoding uncharacterized protein (ID:PFLUO_007902-T1.cds;~source:funannotate) — protein sequence MHKRYSAFYLISVTGTAFSGILAFGFIQMGGLAGFTPWRWIFIMEGLLTCLIACIGFGLLINFPDENRLSWKFLSKEETAFVVARISRDRDDASQEVRFNLKEYVKPALDAKVWGFGLLFFIEASELLTTPPYVFAGIFMLIQGWLGDKYRMRAPFIIWNSIQAIIGLAILGWVTVPGVQYFGVFLVTSGSNANIPAVLTYQANNIRGQLKRTFCSASIITMGGIGGVAGSLVFRSQDAPKYLPGVYACIAANIVSVVVIGIMTPYFAVCNRRASKGSMVIEELVGFKYTL from the exons ATGCACAAGAGGTATTCGGCATTCTACCTCATCAGTGTGACTGGAACGGCGTTTTCCGGAATCCTCGCATTTGGATTCATCCAAATGGGCGGATTAGCCGGCTTCACACCATGGAGATGGATCTTTATCATGGAGGGACTGCTCACTTGCCTGATAGCATGCATTGGATTTGGGCTGCTGATCAATTTTCCAGACGAAAATCGTCTGTCATGGAAATTCCTCAGCAAAGAGGAAACCGCTTTTGTTGTTGCTCGCATTTCTCGAGATCGAGATGACGCCTCGCAAGAAGTCCGCTTTAACCTAAAGGAATACGTCAAGCCAGCGCTGGACGCAAAGGTGTGGGGATTCgggcttcttttctt CATAGAAGCCTCGGAACTCCTCACGACGCCGCCCTACGTCTTCGCCGGAATCTTCATGCTCATCCAAGGATGGCTTGGAGACAAATATCGCATGCGGGCACCATTCATTATCTGGAACAGCATTCAAGCTATCATTGGACTGGCCATTCTCGGCTGGGTCACTGTCCCCGGAGTGCAGTATTTCGGAGTCTTTCTCGTTACCTCGGGGTCGAATGCGAATATCCCTGCTGTGCTTACGTACCAGGCGAATAATATCCGAGGCCAGCTGAAGCGTACTTTTTGCAGTGCCAGCATAATTACTATGGGTGGTATCGGAGGTGTGGCAGGCTCGCTGGTGTTTCGTTCGCAGGATGCGCCGAAGTATCTTCCTGGTGTGTATGCGTGTATAGC AGCAAATATCGTCTCTGTTGTGGTGATTGGTATTATGACTCCTTACTTTGCTGTTTGCAATCGGCGAGCGTCGAAGGGGAGCATGGTTATCGAGGAATTGGTGGGCTTCAAGTATACGCTGTGA
- a CDS encoding uncharacterized protein (ID:PFLUO_007903-T1.cds;~source:funannotate), protein MKPGWKSLFGFTSKKHLPTLIVGSCFALIASCVTPALAIFLGNVFDSFTSFGAGQSNAQELRDSIVSNCFGMIGLGVAGWFLNGAYYALFVAFGELQASGIRDNVFIELLKRDVEWFEAQQEGSGAFLSGIQANIHDLQMATSQPLGLVLQYSFRSIASLALGLYTSWSLSLATLAGIPIFSSIIAFLSIRMKSSIQAQQVELTHASKIASNAIASIDTVKCLNGQSLESCNFSWRIDRSAMHYLRQARLNSLQIAFIRWMMFGMFVQGFWYGSTLARSGKLTSGEVLRTFWACLTAAQSIEQILPQMIVMEKGKVASVALKSITRYHAENKMISEMKGSMYPRHCEGDIEVNNVSFFYPSAPDQCVLKPSTFFFPAGETTFVIGKSGSGKSTLSHLLMRFYLPTSGEILVDGNPIQSLSTSYIRNNVTLLEQRSVLFNESVLTNIAFGRQELGPVIKSDVKKAIDLAMLQDIIDGLPKGIDTSVGPGGSFLSGGQRQRVAVARAKLRDTPVLILDEPTSALDFTNRVAVMKAIREWRKGKTTIIITHDMSQILEQDFLYIMENGTITQSGYRYEVEKMQGSEKYFYSTTQPELDKKISRKSATMPDFFWNSSSSEDSESSEDFSLSIPRRGTFISRKYLSNPQEIALKRKAIHSPKPEKDIIQARPQRVSFWGGIPESPSDGPGTSPEDRLEMVQINDHGPRADRYLHNRISYISRYPTQSKRGRGFRRKSKRRHARKKNGMTSLTQIMSTIGPSLTIRERIILFFGFASALAHASATPIFSYCLSKLFSTFYAGSNSGHLTMTWSLAVLGVSFGDGLASFFMHYFLEFCGEAWMDKLRKTAFQRILNQPRAWFETEDNASSKLTACLDQNGEDMRNLLGRFAGFVIVAAAITVMSIIWSLIVCWKLTLVALSCGPIIYAITRGFEGTNGLWERRCNEANNVVSDVFTETFSEIRTVRSLTLEGYFHRKQVKAITHCLRIGLKRAMYTGMLFGMVESTVVFSSALIFYYGAVLVSHEFSVNDVMMVFSMLLFSIGYAAQILSWIPQINTSRETATQLLRLSRLPEAGSHEHIGTVHASNLTPIQFTNVNFRYPSRPNTLVLKNVSINIHQNSCTAIVGRSGSGKSTIASLLLSLYEAPVARDGRPTVTLGGVDLLRLHVPTLRSQIAIVSQQPTIFPGTIHANISYGIPEDFPLASSQSVRAAAHAAGIDDFISSLPRGYYTVVGDGAIGLSGGQKQRIVIARALLRQPQILILDEATSSLDPAGAEIVRQTVKQLVAARRSLSVIIITHSKEMIEIADHVIVLDQGVVVEDGPYRALVSRVGGKLHTLMNDPEEAGGDA, encoded by the exons ATGAAGCCGGGCTGGAAATCGCTCTTCGGATTTACGTCGAAAAAGCATTTGCCAACTCTCATCGTTGGCTCTTGCTTCGCCCTCATTGCCAGCTGTGTCACTCCTGCTCTTGCCATCTTTCTAGGCAATGTCTTTGATTCGTTCACGTCCTTCGGCGCCGGACAGAGTAATGCACAAGAACTCCGAGACAGTATCGTCTCAAACTGTTTTGGGATGATCGGGCTGGGAGTCGCTGGTTGGTTCTTAAATGGTGCATATTATGCCCTATTTGTGGCATTTGGGGAACTCCAGGCGTCTGGCATTCGCGATAATGTCTTCATTGAGCTGCTCAAACGGGATGTGGAATGGTTTGAAGCCCAGCAAGAAGGCTCTGGCGCTTTCCTCTCTGGGATCCAAGC CAATATCCATGATTTGCAAATGGCGACCTCGCAGCCTCTCGGACTTGTTCTCCAGTACTCGTTTCGATCCATCGCATCGCTCGCGCTTGGGCTTTATACCTCATGGAGCCTGTCCCTTGCCACTCTCGCCGGAATTCCCATCTTCTCGTCTATCATCGCCTTTCTCTCCATCAGAATGAAATCCAGTATTCAAGCACAGCAAGTAGAGTTGACACATGCGTCCAAAATAGCCAGCAATGCCATCGCATCTATCGATACCGTCAAGTGCCTCAACGGCCAGTCTCTGGAGTCATGTAATTTTTCCTGGCGTATCGATAGATCCGCCATGCATTACCTGAGACAAGCACGCCTGAATTCACTTCAAATTGCATTCATCcggtggatgatgttcgGCATGTTTGTTCAGGGGTTCTGGTATGGCAGCACGCTCGCTCGTTCCGGCAAGCTTACTTCAGGAGAAGTGCTGAGGACTTTCTGGGCCTGCCTCACTGCCGCACAATCTATTGAGCAAATCTTGCCTCAGATGATCGTCATGGAGAAAGGCAAGGTTGCTAGTGTTGCGCTGAAATCGATCACAAGGTACCATGCGGAGAACAAAATGATCAGCGAGATGAAAGGGAGCATGTATCCTCGCCACTGTGAGGGGGACATCGAGGTCAACAAT GTATCCTTTTTCTACCCCTCTGCGCCGGACCAGTGTGTTCTCAAACCATCgacattcttcttccccgccGGAGAAACAACCTTCGTTATTGGAAAGAGCGGCTCCGGGAAAAGCACGTTGAGCCATTTGCTGATGCGCTTTTATCTTCCCACGTCGGGTGAGATTCTGGTCGATGGGAATCCGATTCAATCACTCAGTACGAGTTATATCCGGAACAATGTCACTCTTCTTGAGCAGCGCAGCGTCCTGTTCAACGAGTCTGTGCTTACCAACATTGCATTTGGGCGCCAGGAGCTCGGACCAGTAATCAAGTCGGACGTGAAAAAGGCCATTGACCTAGCTATGCTTCAGGACATCATCGATGGGCTACCCAAGGGAATCGATACCAGTGTCGGTCCCGGAGGGAGTTTTCTGAGCGGTGGACAGCGGCAGCGAGTGGCAGTTGCACGGGCGAAGTTGCGTGACACACCAGTCTTGATCCTGGACGAACCTACGAGCGCCTTGGACTTTACAAACCGCGTGGCAGTGATGAAGGCAATTCGAGAATGGCGCAAGGGTAAGACAACAATCATTATCACACATGATATGTCGCAGATTCTCGAGCAGGATTTCTTGTACATCATGGAGAACGGCACGATAACCCAATCAGGCTACAGGTATGAAGTGGAAAAGATGCAAGGAAGTGAAAAGTATTTCTATTCCACGACGCAGCCTGAACTAGACAAGAAGATCTCCCGGAAAAGTGCGACTATGCCTGATTTCTTCTGGAACAGCTCTTCTTCCGAAGACTCGGAGAGCTCAGAGGATTTCAGCCTCTCTATTCCCCGGCGTGGAACTTTTATCTCTAGGAAATATCTCTCTAATCCACAGGAAATAGCGCTCAAGAGAAAGGCAATCCACTCGCCAAAGCCGGAAAAGGATATTATCCAGGCTCGACCCCAGAGGGTCTCATTCTGGGGTGGGATCCCAGAGAGCCCTTCTGATGGGCCGGGAACATCGCCTGAGGATCGTCTTGAAATGGTTCAGATCAATGATCATGGTCCGCGGGCAGACCGATATCTCCATAACCGCATATCGTATATCTCACGATATCCCACCCAATCCAAACGCGGTAGGGGGTTTCGGCGGAAATCAAAAAGACGGCATGCACGCAAAAAGAATGGGATGACTTCCTTGACACAGATAATGAGCACTATCGGCCCAAGCCTGACTATTCGCGAACGgatcattctcttcttcggtttTGCATCAGCATTAGCCCATGCCAGCGCAACTCCGATATTTTCGTACTGTCTCTCCAAACTATTCAGCACGTTCTATGCCGGCTCGAACAGTGGGCATCTGACCATGACATGGTCACTCGCTGTTCTGGGAGTCTCCTTTGGGGATGGTCTGGCCTCTTTCTTCATGCACTATTTCCTGGAGTTTTGCGGCGAGGCATGGATGGACAAGCTACGGAAAACTGCGTTTCAGCGGATTCTCAACCAGCCACGAGCCTGGTTTGAAACCGAAGATAATGCGTCATCCAAACTCACTGCGTGTCTCGATCAGAATGGTGAGGATATGCGGAACTTGCTTGGCCGTTTTGCTGGATTTGTCATTGTTGCAGCTGCCATCACAGTCATGTCTATCATCTGGAGTCTGATCGTTTGCTGGAAATTGACTCTTGTGGCGCTCTCCTGCGGTCCTATCATCTACGCGATTACCAGAGGATTTGAAGGGACCAATGGTTTGTGGGAGAGACGATGCAATGAAGCCAACAACGTTGTATCCGATGTCTTCACGGAGACATTCTCAGAGATCCGCACTGTGCGATCGCTGACTCTCGAGGGATACTTTCACCGCAAGCAAGTGAAAGCTATCACTCATTGTCTCAGAATTGGACTGAAGCGTGCCATGTACACTGGGATGCTATTCGGAATGGTCGAGTCGACTGTCGTCTTTTCAAGCG CATTGATCTTCTACTACGGGGCCGTTCTTGTAAGTCACGAATTCAGTGTGAACGACGTTATGATGGTATTTTCGATGCTTCTTTTCAGCATCGGATATGCCGCGCAGATTCTCTCCTGGA TTCCTCAAATTAACACATCGCGTGAAACCGCAACGCAACTCCTCCGCCTTTCTAGGCTTCCTGAGGCCGGGTCACACGAGCACATTGGGACTGTTCATGCCTCCAACTTGACCCCAATCCAATTCACCAACGTGAACTTCCGATACCCGTCCAGACCAAACACGCTTGTTCTCAAAAATGTCTCTATAAACATCCATCAGAACTCCTGCACAGCAATTGTGGGACGATCTGGTTCCGGAAAATCAACCATCGCATCACTTTTACTGTCACTTTACGAAGCCCCAGTCGCCAGAGACGGTCGACCTACCGTGACACTCGGAGGCGTGGATTTATTGCGTCTCCACGTCCCGACACTTCGCTCTCAAATCGCAATTGTGTCCCAGCAGCCAACTATCTTTCCGGGGACAATCCACGCTAACATCAGTTATGGCATACCCGAAGACTTCCCCCTAGCCTCGTCACAGAGCGTCCGCGCGGCTGCCCACGCTGCAGGCATTGACGACTTTATCTCCTCACTACCACGCGGTTACTACACCGTTGTTGGCGATGGAGCTATCGGTCTGTCAGGCGGCCAGAAGCAACGTATCGTCATTGCGCGCGCTCTTTTGCGCCAACCCCAAATCCTCATTCTCGACGAAGCGACGTCTAGTTTGGACCCTGCTGGTGCTGAGATTGTGCGCCAGACGGTTAAACAGCTTGTTGCTGCGCGTCGTAGCCTTTCGGTTATTATTATCACACATTCCAAGGAGATGATCGAGATTGCGGATCATGTCATTGTTCTTGACCAGGGGGTTGTCGTTGAGGATGGTCCGTATCGTGCACTTGTGAGTCGGGTAGGAGGGAAGCTGCATACTTTGATGAATGATCCGGAggaggctggtggtgatgcttAG
- a CDS encoding uncharacterized protein (ID:PFLUO_007904-T1.cds;~source:funannotate), giving the protein MSKPFDPEQAENLEDMEKQFAVKAVEHLMTYWSILEKVKGSQLRLTKMDTEIYESFMAEFPDFDPAATINEDQMKSKAGKEKWRNWVNQFEKKVEDYNFGTIIRTRADAEYDQDTTIFGVRMQFYAVEIARNRAGLNDWVYEKAQKASS; this is encoded by the exons atgTCGAAGCCATTTGACCccgagcaggccgagaaCCTGGAGGAT ATGGAGAAGCAGTTCGCAGTAAAGG CCGTGGAACACCTGATGACATACTGGTCCATCCTGGAGAAAGTGAAAGGCTCGCAGCTACGCCTGACAAAGATGGACACCGAGATCTACGAGAGCTTCATGGCTGAGTTTCCCGATTTTGAtcccgccgccaccatcaACGAGGATCAAATGAAGAGCAAGGCTGGCAAGGAGAAGTGGCGGAACTGGGTCAATCAATttgagaagaaggtcgaggattACAACTTCGGAACCATAATCCGCACTCGTGCCGATGCAGAGTATGATCAGGACACTACGATCTTCG GTGTTCGCATGCAGTTCTACGCTGTTGAGATCGCACG GAACCGCGCGGGCCTGAACGACTGGGTCTATGAGAAGGCCCAGAAGGCAAGCTCATGA